The DNA sequence CGGTCGGTGGCGCACCGTTGAGCGGCGTCGTCCCCCTTTTGAGCACTCTTCGTGACCGAATCGTCACAGGTGTGCGATCATGGGCGCGCTCAGCGTCGAGCACGCCCTCCTGACCGTCCCGTGAAAGGGCCACCGCCGAGTGATCAAGATCAGCAAGAGCCGCGCCGGTTCGAAGCGCGTCACGTTCAGCCTGCCGATCGGCGCCCCGCCGGGGCGGGTGAGTGTCGTCGGTTCGTTCAACGACTGGACGCCCGGCCGCCACCACCTGATGCCGCGGTCCAACGGCCGCCGGTCGACGTCGGTCGAGGTGGTGCCGGGCACCGTGCTCCAGTTCCGCTACCTCGGCGAAGACGGCCACTGGTTCGACGACCCGGACCTGCCGGACCGCGCCAACGGCAACTGCGTCTGCGAAACGGGCTGAGCGCTCAGGAGCGGCGGCGCGGCTTCCCGCGCTTCGCCACTCCACCGCCGCGCCGGCCGGCTCCCGGCTTGCCGGCCTTGCCCCCGGCGGGCTTGCGGGCCGGCGGCTTCCGCTCGGCGGGAGCCGGTGCGGGTGCGGGCGCCCGGCCGCGCGTGCTGTTGACCGTGCGGCCGCGGACGATG is a window from the Amycolatopsis sp. NBC_00355 genome containing:
- a CDS encoding isoamylase; this translates as MIKISKSRAGSKRVTFSLPIGAPPGRVSVVGSFNDWTPGRHHLMPRSNGRRSTSVEVVPGTVLQFRYLGEDGHWFDDPDLPDRANGNCVCETG